The DNA sequence CGCGCCAACGCATGGGCCCGTTTTCCGTCGACCTTCAGCGCAGAATAGATCGGTGGAACCTGCTCGATGGTTCCCAGAAAACTTCCGATGGCCTCCTCGAAAGCCTCGCGTGTCACGTGCTCCCAATCAGCCTCGGCGATCACCTGGCCGGAGGCGTCTTCGGTATCGGTGGCCGTCCCCAGCTCCATTTCAAAGGCATACACCTTCTCATCAAGCGTGAGATAGTTGGCGAGCTTGGTGCACCGCCCCAGAACCACCCCCATCAACCCGGTGGCGTCGGGGTCGAGCGTTCCGGTATGACCGACCTTTCGAGTGCCCGCCAGGCGACGCACCCGACGAACCACATCAAAGCTGGTCATGCCCCCGACTTTATCGATCAGGATCAAGCCATCCTGGCACTGCATAACATCTCCACGTGGATCTATATCGCTGGGAACCGCACGTTGCGTCTAAGCGCAATCGCCGTCGTTGAGCACATCAACCAGTGCTCGGGTAAGGCGCTCTTCAATCTCCCGGGGCTCACCAGTCATCTGGCAACCGGCCGCATTATGATGACCACCGCCTCCGAACTTTCCGGCCAGCGCCGACACGTCGACGCGGCCGCGCGAGCGAAACGAGATTCGCCAGAATCCGTCTTCGGCCTCCCGCAGCTGAGTCGCCACCTCGACTCCCCGAATCGAACGGGCGTAATTGATAAACCCGTCGGTCAGGTCCTCGTCGCTGCTGAGCCCTTCGAGCATCGCGTCTTCGACACGCAAAAAAGCCAGACGCCCGCACGCCGAGACCCTTAACGTGCCCAGCACACGGCACAGAAGCTCCAGACGCTCCCGTGGCTGATCTTCATAAATATGACTGGTCATCTCCCAGGGGTCGGCCCCGGCCTCGACCAACTCGCCAGCGACCCGGAAGGCGGTCTGACTGGTGTTGGAGTAACGAAAGCTGCCGGTATCGGTCATCATGCAACAGTAGAGATTCTTCGCCAGCTCCGGAGTCAGAACCCCAAAGCGACGTACCAGGCGATAGATCAACTCGCCGGTCGAAGCGGCGCCGACGTCTCGTACGTAGACCTGCGCAAACTCCCCGTCCCAGGTTTTATGATGAT is a window from the Lujinxingia litoralis genome containing:
- a CDS encoding DHH family phosphoesterase, whose amino-acid sequence is MSAETHAPSGAGAKAPVSIPTTPELEAQIDELEALIQAHQHFLVVAHAYPDGDAVGSTLAMGLLLEQLGKEVTFFNVDSVPYNFRFLPGADRWTSDAPASRPDVTIMLDCAEPKRVGDAFPPQAWGEQIAVVDHHKTWDGEFAQVYVRDVGAASTGELIYRLVRRFGVLTPELAKNLYCCMMTDTGSFRYSNTSQTAFRVAGELVEAGADPWEMTSHIYEDQPRERLELLCRVLGTLRVSACGRLAFLRVEDAMLEGLSSDEDLTDGFINYARSIRGVEVATQLREAEDGFWRISFRSRGRVDVSALAGKFGGGGHHNAAGCQMTGEPREIEERLTRALVDVLNDGDCA